Proteins from a genomic interval of Phormidium ambiguum IAM M-71:
- a CDS encoding glycosyltransferase, with product MEIITNSASNHASVDRNRRFKATLVVLAIWGIVSLLHWQPQTQWFIVALTAILTIQTLRMLIAKPTFTQIENDVDLPKVSILVPAKNESAVLNNLVPNLFNLNYPETHLDIWVIDDGSTDETPQILSKLQTEFPNLQVHCRESKGGKAGALNAVFPFIQGEIILVCDADAQLPANFLLQTVSLFRESAIGAIQVRKSISNADTNFLTRCQQMEMSCDAFLQVRRITVAGMTELRGNGMLVRRELLEKCNGWSEDTVTEDLDLTFKLYLIGTQIEFVTLPTVEEEGVTNWKSLWDQHCRWAEGGYQRYLDYFPQILTLGGKKEIDLLLFLLLQFLLPIGLIADLPWTIFYSHHPVLFPLQTLLGFLLTVGFMAGVYQFQNVRRWRLIWVTIQGSLYMLHWIPVMIFVTLRMCVNGERSQWVKTEHYGRVAK from the coding sequence GTGGAAATAATTACTAATAGTGCAAGTAATCATGCTAGTGTCGATCGCAATCGTCGTTTCAAGGCAACACTAGTAGTTTTGGCGATCTGGGGTATTGTAAGTTTGCTCCATTGGCAACCCCAGACGCAGTGGTTTATCGTGGCTTTAACAGCAATCCTGACGATTCAAACGCTCCGAATGCTGATAGCAAAACCGACTTTTACCCAGATTGAAAATGATGTCGATTTGCCGAAAGTTTCGATTTTAGTTCCCGCTAAAAATGAAAGCGCTGTCTTAAATAATTTAGTTCCTAACCTGTTTAATTTGAACTATCCCGAAACTCATTTAGATATCTGGGTAATTGATGATGGTAGCACTGATGAAACTCCGCAAATTTTGAGCAAATTACAAACGGAATTTCCTAATTTACAGGTTCATTGTCGAGAATCAAAAGGTGGTAAAGCAGGGGCGCTAAATGCGGTTTTTCCCTTTATCCAAGGAGAGATTATTTTAGTTTGTGATGCTGATGCTCAACTTCCGGCTAATTTCTTATTGCAAACAGTGTCTTTGTTTCGAGAAAGTGCGATCGGGGCAATACAAGTAAGGAAAAGCATTTCTAATGCTGATACAAATTTTCTCACTCGTTGCCAACAAATGGAAATGAGTTGTGATGCCTTTTTACAAGTTCGTCGCATTACTGTTGCTGGAATGACTGAACTTCGAGGAAATGGAATGTTAGTGCGGAGAGAATTATTAGAAAAGTGTAATGGTTGGAGTGAAGATACCGTAACTGAAGATTTAGACCTAACCTTTAAGCTGTATTTAATTGGTACACAAATTGAGTTTGTCACTTTACCCACAGTTGAGGAAGAAGGAGTTACAAACTGGAAAAGTCTTTGGGATCAACACTGTCGTTGGGCTGAAGGTGGCTATCAGCGTTATTTAGATTATTTTCCGCAAATTTTGACTTTAGGTGGAAAAAAAGAAATCGATTTGTTGCTGTTTTTATTATTGCAATTTCTGTTGCCGATCGGACTAATTGCCGACTTACCTTGGACAATTTTTTATAGCCATCATCCTGTTTTATTCCCACTGCAAACTTTACTCGGTTTTCTGCTGACTGTTGGTTTTATGGCTGGGGTTTACCAATTTCAAAATGTGCGAAGATGGCGATTAATTTGGGTAACAATTCAAGGTTCTTTGTATATGTTGCATTGGATTCCGGTGATGATTTTTGTGACTTTAAGAATGTGTGTGAATGGAGAGCGATCGCAGTGGGTTAAAACTGAGCATTATGGTAGAGTTGCTAAATAA
- a CDS encoding YybH family protein, whose translation MSRNFQAMRFRLLVWRWDKWVRAKDDRISPPLISKKYFLSPFRLVAEKSSAYFTKFLGTYKMKQKQTIRNRCWQLVCCVLLTLAIWLTPQSAFAQTNQKDIDAIINTGKIALQALNTRNFAKIEPYLHPTFTITTVDNKVFHKAQDFEAYWNKQFSQTIKDIKMSFTVDDPRRFLSPETEVSYGNAISTFYFQDGNSADMAMRWTAVMQKFQGKWTIQSLHFSSNLLDNPVLKGAQQQGNGIAVAAGLVGLLLGAVVMLLWQRRRKQPTV comes from the coding sequence ATGTCTAGAAATTTCCAAGCTATGCGATTTCGGCTATTAGTCTGGCGTTGGGACAAATGGGTGAGGGCAAAAGACGATCGAATTTCTCCTCCACTGATTTCTAAAAAATACTTTTTGTCCCCCTTTAGGTTAGTAGCTGAAAAAAGTTCCGCTTATTTTACAAAATTTCTCGGAACGTACAAAATGAAACAAAAACAGACAATTAGAAACCGATGCTGGCAGTTAGTCTGCTGCGTTTTGCTCACGCTGGCAATTTGGCTTACACCCCAAAGTGCTTTCGCGCAGACTAATCAAAAAGACATCGATGCAATTATTAACACGGGTAAAATAGCTTTGCAAGCACTTAATACTCGTAATTTTGCCAAAATAGAGCCTTATTTGCATCCCACTTTTACAATTACAACGGTGGATAACAAAGTTTTTCATAAGGCACAAGATTTTGAGGCATATTGGAATAAACAGTTTTCTCAAACAATTAAAGACATCAAAATGTCTTTTACTGTAGATGATCCGAGAAGGTTTCTTTCGCCAGAGACTGAAGTTTCTTACGGAAATGCGATTTCAACATTCTATTTTCAAGATGGTAATTCGGCTGATATGGCAATGCGATGGACAGCCGTAATGCAGAAGTTTCAGGGTAAATGGACGATTCAATCGCTACATTTCTCTTCTAATCTCTTAGATAACCCAGTATTAAAAGGTGCTCAACAGCAAGGTAATGGTATTGCAGTTGCAGCAGGTTTAGTTGGCTTATTATTAGGAGCAGTGGTGATGCTTTTATGGCAGCGGAGGCGTAAACAACCAACGGTTTAA
- a CDS encoding bifunctional sterol desaturase/short chain dehydrogenase yields MNLKLLTIQIFIQLMLGLLSVLLAEMVRDVYHIAGHYWKPLQSFHTLHHKAYRRDLSMTSLEAYKKAQLYNDVPESSVMVTLTALAALISQSYGMWVGFLYSLLFLISAIARSQGWLLVTDFSHKPGDLVEIPSRWAVNRTYHWRHHFDQGNAYYCGTFTLVDNVLGTSLSLKGKVVAITGASGALGQALIDELLLQGAKVIALTTNNHAEFRPEINVVNWQIGLEADLATYLKKVDIFIINHGVNTYGDRSWAAIQKSYEVNAFSTMRLAEIFLETVTESDHKAIKELWINTSEAEVNPAFSPLYELSKRTLGDFITLRRLDAPCVIRKLILGPFKSQLNPYGVMSARWVAWALVALAKRDFRNIIVTINPITYIAFPIKEFCQSLYFRLFTSSGVGSR; encoded by the coding sequence ATGAACCTCAAATTGCTAACCATTCAAATATTCATCCAATTAATGCTGGGGCTGCTTTCTGTGCTCTTGGCGGAAATGGTAAGGGATGTATATCATATCGCAGGGCATTACTGGAAACCGTTACAAAGTTTTCATACTCTGCACCATAAAGCTTATCGTCGTGATTTGAGTATGACCAGCTTAGAGGCGTATAAGAAAGCGCAGTTATATAATGACGTGCCTGAGTCTTCGGTAATGGTTACGCTAACAGCCTTAGCTGCCCTCATCTCGCAAAGCTACGGAATGTGGGTAGGTTTTCTTTATTCTCTATTGTTTTTGATTTCTGCGATCGCACGTTCCCAAGGCTGGTTACTCGTAACTGATTTTAGCCATAAACCAGGCGATCTTGTCGAAATTCCGTCTCGTTGGGCAGTAAATCGGACTTATCACTGGCGACATCATTTCGATCAAGGCAATGCTTACTATTGCGGTACTTTTACGTTGGTAGATAATGTTTTGGGAACCAGTCTATCCCTGAAAGGAAAAGTAGTCGCAATTACTGGAGCTTCTGGCGCTTTAGGGCAAGCATTAATTGATGAACTATTACTTCAAGGAGCTAAAGTCATCGCCTTAACCACTAATAATCATGCTGAATTTAGACCGGAAATTAATGTGGTTAACTGGCAAATAGGATTGGAAGCAGACTTAGCAACTTATTTGAAAAAAGTTGATATTTTTATTATTAATCATGGCGTGAATACTTATGGCGATCGATCTTGGGCAGCAATCCAAAAATCTTACGAAGTAAACGCCTTTTCCACTATGAGATTAGCCGAAATATTTTTGGAAACAGTAACAGAATCCGATCACAAAGCTATTAAAGAACTCTGGATTAATACCTCCGAAGCCGAAGTAAATCCCGCATTTAGTCCTTTGTACGAATTATCGAAAAGAACTCTGGGAGACTTCATTACTCTCCGTCGTCTCGATGCTCCCTGCGTGATTCGCAAACTAATATTAGGCCCCTTTAAGAGTCAGCTAAATCCATACGGTGTCATGTCTGCTCGATGGGTAGCTTGGGCATTAGTCGCTTTAGCAAAACGTGATTTTCGGAACATTATTGTTACCATTAATCCAATTACTTACATTGCCTTTCCTATTAAGGAGTTTTGCCAATCTCTCTATTTCCGCTTGTTTACCTCTAGTGGTGTTGGTAGTCGCTAA
- a CDS encoding glycosyl hydrolase family 28-related protein encodes MILPILNVQEILVTHFNGFRQIAALVRVNNSRNETPIQNNYQIPTPEGTWTIDQNGKYTFSLKQNQIGNISGNFIRRFAISSFLVTQANNTGSENIVFPGDAGVINVKTQFGAKGDGKTDDTKAIQAALDAYPNGNRIIYLPNGVYLVSDRLSWPEGTVGGREYKRTILQGQSQQGTIVKLKDRSNGFTDPNKPKTVIYTGPKPAQRFRNSIRNLTVDTGKGNSGAIGIQFNASNQGTLREVTIRSGDGQGINGLDMSFTDEIGPLLVKNVTVQGFQYGIRTGFTVNSQTFENIKLENQSVYGFYNKGQVINIRRLTSTNAVTAVHNAGGRMTLIDSSFTGTGDAAKKPAVQSISPLDLVARNIKTSGYQVAIENAGKNQIGPNITEFISGEVISLFPSPKQTLNLPIRETPNVPWDNPSNWANVVAFGAIPDDGKDDSAAVQKAIDSGKTTVYFPNGTYHLGETVLVRNNVRRIIGTEAGVIVGSESNTTYPGFKLVNGKSPVVVFERLWGGFFPNPTFENASSRAIVIRHSLNVSGNMTGSGDVFLEDVVSNPFSNWKFNKQNIWARQLNVENKGTHITNNGGNLWILGLKTERGGTLIHTKAGGKTELLGGFAYTTTGSTDGKQNDPMFINDESSISITLGEINYGGGPNYTTYVRETRNGVTRTLSRSNLPDYIGGGKQISLYVGYQLKQ; translated from the coding sequence ATGATTTTACCAATATTGAATGTTCAAGAAATCTTGGTAACGCATTTCAATGGCTTTAGACAAATAGCAGCTTTGGTCAGGGTTAATAATAGTAGAAATGAGACACCAATCCAGAATAACTATCAAATTCCTACGCCTGAAGGTACTTGGACGATCGACCAAAATGGCAAATACACTTTTAGCTTAAAGCAGAATCAGATCGGCAATATTAGCGGTAATTTTATCCGTAGATTCGCTATAAGTAGTTTCCTGGTTACTCAAGCAAACAATACAGGCAGTGAAAATATTGTATTTCCCGGCGATGCTGGAGTGATTAATGTCAAAACTCAGTTTGGTGCTAAGGGGGATGGGAAAACGGATGATACCAAGGCAATACAAGCGGCGCTTGATGCCTATCCGAATGGAAATCGGATTATTTATTTGCCCAATGGAGTTTATTTAGTTTCCGATCGCTTAAGTTGGCCAGAAGGTACTGTGGGTGGTCGAGAATACAAGAGGACTATTCTTCAAGGACAAAGCCAGCAGGGAACGATCGTTAAATTAAAAGATCGATCGAATGGATTCACCGATCCTAACAAACCAAAAACTGTGATCTACACAGGCCCCAAACCCGCCCAAAGATTTCGGAACTCGATACGGAACTTGACAGTGGATACAGGAAAGGGGAACAGTGGTGCGATCGGCATTCAGTTTAACGCCAGCAACCAAGGCACGCTACGGGAAGTAACCATTCGTTCGGGTGATGGGCAAGGCATTAATGGCTTAGATATGAGTTTTACTGACGAAATCGGCCCGCTTTTGGTGAAAAACGTCACAGTTCAAGGATTTCAATACGGTATTCGCACTGGCTTCACCGTTAACAGCCAAACTTTTGAAAATATCAAGCTTGAGAATCAAAGCGTGTATGGATTTTACAACAAAGGCCAAGTCATCAATATTCGGCGATTGACGAGTACGAATGCGGTGACAGCGGTTCATAATGCTGGTGGAAGAATGACTTTGATTGATTCGTCTTTTACCGGAACAGGTGACGCGGCCAAAAAACCAGCCGTTCAAAGCATTTCACCTTTAGATTTAGTGGCGCGGAACATTAAAACTTCCGGTTATCAAGTAGCGATCGAAAATGCTGGTAAAAACCAAATCGGGCCAAATATTACAGAATTTATTTCTGGGGAAGTGATAAGTTTGTTTCCCTCGCCAAAGCAAACCTTAAATTTGCCGATTCGGGAAACGCCTAATGTACCTTGGGATAATCCAAGTAATTGGGCGAATGTGGTTGCTTTTGGGGCAATACCTGACGATGGGAAAGATGACTCGGCGGCGGTTCAAAAGGCGATCGATTCGGGAAAAACTACGGTTTATTTTCCCAATGGAACTTACCATTTAGGAGAAACAGTTCTCGTTCGTAACAATGTGCGTCGAATTATTGGCACGGAAGCAGGTGTAATTGTTGGTAGTGAATCCAACACAACTTATCCCGGTTTTAAATTAGTGAATGGCAAAAGCCCTGTTGTTGTATTTGAAAGATTGTGGGGTGGTTTCTTCCCCAATCCAACTTTTGAAAATGCGTCTTCAAGAGCGATCGTCATTCGTCACTCTTTAAATGTATCAGGTAACATGACAGGTTCAGGTGATGTATTTCTAGAAGATGTAGTTTCCAATCCCTTTTCTAATTGGAAATTCAACAAACAAAACATCTGGGCACGCCAGCTGAATGTAGAAAATAAAGGAACTCATATTACAAATAACGGTGGAAATCTTTGGATTTTAGGACTAAAAACGGAACGAGGAGGCACATTAATTCACACCAAAGCTGGGGGAAAAACTGAACTTCTCGGTGGCTTTGCCTACACCACGACTGGTAGCACTGATGGCAAACAAAACGACCCAATGTTTATTAATGATGAGTCTTCAATTTCTATCACTTTGGGCGAAATTAATTATGGTGGTGGGCCAAATTACACTACCTACGTTCGGGAAACCAGGAACGGAGTAACTCGCACTTTATCTCGGAGCAATTTGCCAGATTATATAGGTGGAGGAAAACAAATTTCTCTTTATGTTGGTTATCAACTGAAACAGTAG